A stretch of Gemmatimonas aurantiaca T-27 DNA encodes these proteins:
- a CDS encoding bifunctional nuclease family protein: protein MTEPSMVEVTVARLGLDSTSNAYVVVLREQDGQRMVPIWIGRPEAESILMQMNHFTHERPLTHDLCKALITGMGGTLRRVNITHVKASTYFAELHIETPSGLVKIDARPSDSIAVALRLSSPVYVADTLLTEVDEDDDVDLPSFPEAPPVPQELTADALKAYLERLQPEDFGRFMP, encoded by the coding sequence ATGACGGAGCCCTCGATGGTGGAAGTCACCGTGGCTCGGCTGGGACTCGACAGCACCTCCAATGCGTATGTCGTCGTCCTGCGCGAGCAGGACGGTCAGCGCATGGTGCCCATCTGGATCGGGCGCCCCGAGGCCGAGTCCATCCTGATGCAGATGAATCATTTCACACATGAGCGGCCGCTCACGCATGATCTGTGCAAGGCACTGATCACGGGCATGGGTGGCACGCTCCGTCGTGTGAACATCACGCATGTGAAGGCCAGCACCTACTTCGCCGAGCTGCACATCGAGACACCGAGTGGGCTGGTGAAGATCGATGCCCGTCCGTCGGACAGCATCGCCGTGGCGTTGCGGTTGTCCTCACCGGTGTATGTCGCCGACACGTTACTGACCGAGGTCGACGAAGACGACGATGTCGACCTGCCGTCGTTCCCTGAGGCCCCACCGGTGCCGCAGGAGCTGACGGCAGACGCGCTCAAGGCCTATCTCGAGCGACTCCAGCCGGAAGACTTTGGCCGTTTCATGCCGTGA